In one Mycobacteroides chelonae genomic region, the following are encoded:
- a CDS encoding MCE family protein has translation MERLIKIQLMIFAAVTVISVALMAIFYLRVPTALGIGKHDVKAQFVASGGLYQNANVTYRGVQIGRVTDVALTPEGVTASMRLNNDVKVPGNVRAVVKSVSAIGEQYVDLVPPPTGAAGSLRQGDVIGTDRTAIPTDVSTLLRQADGLVNTVADTRLREVLSEAFKAFNGSGQELSRLIDSSRLLIQEANADYGSTTKLIDQVGPLLDAQIRSGDNIRGSVSSLAALTEHFAKADPQLRQFLKVAPGAAEEASELFAGIRPSFPVLAASLANLGRVGVIYNKSIEQSLVILPALFSALLTVAGGAPMDEGAKLDFRLNLGDPPPCLTGFVPAPLMRTPADETLRELPRDMYCKTAQNDPSAVRGARNYPCQEFPGKRAPTIQLCRDPRGYVPIGSNPWRGPPAPYGTPVEDPRNILPPNKFPNIPPGAEPDPGTPTLPPPPPPAPEAPPAGGDVMPVAAKSEPMAARAYDPKNGVFLDANNQPSVYAPALDRGSEAETWADLMLGPKPV, from the coding sequence ATGGAACGGCTGATCAAGATCCAGCTGATGATTTTCGCGGCCGTCACGGTGATCAGTGTCGCGCTGATGGCGATCTTCTACCTCAGGGTGCCTACCGCGCTCGGCATCGGGAAACACGATGTGAAGGCGCAGTTCGTTGCCTCGGGCGGCCTGTATCAGAACGCGAACGTCACCTACCGTGGCGTGCAGATCGGGCGGGTCACCGATGTGGCGCTGACTCCCGAGGGCGTCACCGCCAGCATGCGGCTCAACAACGACGTCAAGGTGCCCGGCAATGTGCGGGCCGTCGTCAAGAGCGTCTCCGCCATCGGCGAGCAGTACGTAGATCTGGTGCCGCCCCCTACGGGGGCTGCCGGAAGCCTCCGGCAAGGTGACGTGATCGGTACCGATCGCACCGCCATCCCCACCGATGTGTCCACCCTGCTACGCCAGGCAGACGGGCTGGTCAACACCGTCGCGGACACTCGGCTCCGCGAGGTGCTGTCCGAGGCGTTCAAGGCATTCAACGGATCCGGGCAGGAACTTTCCCGGCTGATCGATTCGTCGCGGCTGCTGATCCAGGAGGCCAACGCCGACTACGGCAGCACCACCAAGCTGATCGATCAGGTGGGGCCACTGCTGGATGCCCAGATCCGTAGCGGTGACAACATCCGCGGGTCTGTCTCCAGCCTGGCGGCATTGACTGAGCATTTCGCCAAGGCCGACCCGCAGCTGCGGCAGTTCCTCAAGGTGGCACCGGGTGCCGCCGAGGAAGCCTCCGAACTGTTCGCGGGTATTCGCCCGTCGTTCCCGGTGCTCGCGGCGAGCCTGGCCAATCTGGGGCGGGTCGGCGTCATCTACAACAAGTCCATCGAGCAGTCGTTGGTGATCCTGCCCGCGTTGTTCTCCGCGCTGTTGACCGTCGCCGGCGGTGCCCCGATGGACGAGGGCGCGAAGCTGGACTTCCGGCTGAACCTGGGTGACCCGCCGCCATGCCTGACCGGTTTCGTTCCGGCACCGCTGATGCGTACCCCGGCCGATGAGACCCTGCGCGAGCTGCCCAGGGATATGTACTGCAAGACCGCCCAGAACGATCCCAGCGCGGTACGCGGCGCGCGCAACTACCCGTGCCAGGAGTTCCCCGGAAAGCGGGCACCGACCATTCAGCTGTGCCGTGACCCCCGCGGATACGTGCCGATTGGCAGTAACCCGTGGCGCGGCCCGCCCGCACCCTATGGCACCCCGGTGGAGGATCCGCGGAACATCCTGCCGCCCAATAAGTTCCCGAACATACCGCCGGGTGCCGAGCCGGATCCGGGTACTCCGACGCTGCCACCGCCACCTCCACCGGCTCCGGAGGCCCCGCCGGCCGGTGGCGACGTGATGCCGGTAGCAGCGAAATCGGAGCCGATGGCGGCACGTGCCTATGATCCGAAGAATGGTGTGTTCCTCGATGCCAACAACCAGCCGAGTGTGTACGCGCCCGCGCTGGACCGCGGCAGTGAGGCGGAGACGTGGGCGGATTTGATGCTGGGGCCGAAGCCGGTATGA
- a CDS encoding PE-PPE domain-containing protein, with protein MAAQHSVLGKRRSLKRSVAATAAVAAACTVLAPVAIESRTIASTLASYVIGVGGRGDGAGANIPAKLGGLNGFYDPSSDAYVPVSYPGTMWPVDGLRDKTFRQSVTVGHTVLAHEIATHPGQKVIIGYSLGAVVVNESRKDLEEQYEPNGNPDIQFVLISNAYKPNGGILARFPGIWIPVMDIYSTQPAKPDIFTTTDITNEYDTIGDFPAYFNPLAIANALVAFPYTHPDQFYDGTDLNNYDDAKAVADKTQIDGSTTKYYYEDGTTKTVVTNANGSTSTYYVVHTEHLPLLQPLRDLTNPIGASFVLDAIEPTLRVFIDMAYDRETSPGTVKPFSLFTPSKKIVDAVKKLPGAIEEGAENFQNGLPGTAAPKQPAQVDKTASPAAPQVDSTRATPPAAQTPAPTKLSDPTAIAVSASTVPTTQAKIETGTKPEATPDENPDHGKPAVATVKDDIDTSKNTTRPTLRLPKLPASRPGTTPKNPKLPSIREGLTSIPGLGARNAPDATGTGSGPSKETVSAGNGGTAESGAHAGPSDHSGDHGKSGDNHSGSNAA; from the coding sequence ATGGCTGCGCAGCATTCGGTTTTGGGGAAACGTCGCTCGCTCAAACGCTCGGTGGCCGCCACCGCGGCGGTGGCGGCGGCCTGCACCGTGCTGGCACCGGTCGCCATCGAGTCGCGAACCATCGCTTCGACGCTCGCGTCCTATGTCATCGGAGTCGGCGGCCGCGGCGACGGCGCAGGCGCGAACATTCCCGCCAAGCTCGGCGGCCTCAACGGCTTCTACGACCCTTCTTCCGACGCATACGTCCCCGTTTCCTATCCGGGGACGATGTGGCCCGTCGACGGCCTGCGGGACAAGACCTTTCGCCAGTCTGTCACTGTGGGGCACACGGTACTGGCCCACGAGATTGCGACCCATCCGGGGCAGAAGGTCATCATCGGCTACTCGCTCGGCGCGGTAGTCGTCAACGAGTCACGCAAAGACCTCGAAGAACAGTACGAACCCAACGGAAACCCGGATATCCAATTCGTCCTCATCTCCAACGCTTACAAGCCCAATGGGGGCATTCTGGCCCGCTTCCCTGGTATCTGGATTCCGGTCATGGATATCTACTCGACCCAGCCTGCGAAGCCGGACATCTTCACCACCACGGACATCACCAACGAATACGACACAATCGGCGACTTCCCGGCCTACTTCAACCCGCTGGCCATCGCCAATGCCCTTGTGGCATTTCCGTATACACATCCGGACCAGTTCTATGACGGCACCGATCTGAATAACTACGACGACGCGAAAGCCGTTGCCGACAAGACCCAGATCGACGGCAGCACGACCAAGTACTACTACGAAGACGGCACGACCAAGACGGTGGTCACCAACGCGAACGGCTCCACATCCACCTACTACGTCGTGCACACCGAACATCTCCCGCTGCTGCAACCGCTACGCGATCTCACCAACCCGATAGGCGCCTCCTTCGTACTGGACGCCATCGAGCCCACCCTGCGGGTGTTCATCGACATGGCCTATGACCGCGAGACCAGCCCGGGCACCGTAAAACCGTTCAGTCTCTTCACCCCATCGAAGAAAATCGTCGATGCAGTCAAGAAGCTGCCCGGTGCCATCGAGGAAGGCGCCGAGAATTTCCAGAACGGACTGCCCGGGACTGCGGCGCCCAAGCAACCGGCACAGGTCGACAAAACCGCCAGTCCCGCTGCTCCCCAGGTTGATTCCACAAGGGCCACACCGCCCGCGGCCCAGACACCCGCACCCACCAAGCTCTCCGATCCCACCGCAATCGCGGTCAGCGCAAGCACCGTGCCCACCACGCAGGCCAAGATAGAAACGGGGACCAAACCCGAGGCCACGCCCGACGAGAACCCGGACCATGGCAAGCCTGCCGTCGCAACCGTCAAGGACGACATCGACACGTCGAAAAACACAACGAGGCCAACCCTGCGCCTTCCGAAGCTTCCCGCGTCACGCCCCGGAACGACACCTAAGAATCCGAAACTCCCGTCAATCAGAGAAGGCCTCACGTCGATACCGGGCCTGGGCGCCCGCAATGCGCCCGACGCCACCGGCACCGGTTCGGGGCCCAGCAAGGAAACCGTCAGCGCCGGAAATGGCGGTACTGCCGAATCCGGCGCCCACGCCGGCCCCAGTGACCACTCGGGCGATCACGGCAAATCCGGGGACAACCATTCCGGGAGCAACGCGGCCTGA
- a CDS encoding mammalian cell entry protein, whose product MTQDEPKATSQTTRRRAARPAGPTSETSAEPISVSLGRTEIRSKPEPSVSDSRRRGNARAVAWVASVLAVVLIGALGVALALMGRAQHRDDVRAARDQHFVDTAVQTVTNMMTYSPDSIDKNVDQFVNSTSGPLRGTFNPDNTANLKALYHQTGTSSEVVIKKASLESVDEVSKKASILISARVTLTNADSGVNEPSKSYRMRMIVAEDQQGNMTAYDLRWPDGQS is encoded by the coding sequence ATGACCCAAGACGAGCCAAAGGCCACGTCGCAGACAACGCGTCGGCGGGCGGCCCGGCCAGCCGGCCCCACGAGTGAGACCAGTGCCGAGCCCATCAGTGTGTCGTTGGGCCGCACCGAGATCCGGTCGAAACCCGAACCCTCCGTTTCCGATTCCCGTCGACGGGGAAACGCGCGCGCTGTGGCATGGGTGGCATCGGTGCTGGCAGTGGTGTTGATTGGCGCATTGGGGGTGGCACTGGCGCTCATGGGTCGTGCCCAGCACCGCGATGACGTGCGAGCCGCGCGCGACCAGCATTTCGTCGACACGGCCGTGCAGACGGTGACGAACATGATGACCTACAGCCCGGACAGCATCGACAAGAACGTCGACCAGTTCGTCAACAGCACCAGCGGACCGCTGCGGGGCACCTTCAACCCCGACAACACCGCCAATCTCAAAGCGCTGTACCACCAAACCGGCACCAGCTCGGAGGTGGTGATCAAGAAGGCGAGCCTGGAGAGCGTCGACGAGGTGAGTAAGAAGGCCTCGATACTCATCTCCGCGCGGGTAACCCTCACCAACGCCGACTCGGGGGTCAACGAGCCCTCCAAGTCGTACCGCATGCGGATGATCGTCGCCGAGGATCAGCAGGGCAACATGACCGCATATGACCTGAGATGGCCGGACGGACAGAGCTGA
- a CDS encoding aldehyde dehydrogenase family protein codes for MTTTSENLGTAHSAARDVRNPANGQVVGQVNWTDPADIPVITTQLAKAQPSWERLGPEGRGKVLARFAQWLTDNTPRIEAQLIAETGKSKIDAGIEIPSILAIIAYYAPRAAEFLTPESRPASSIAMNTKKITLHQRPRKVVGVISPWNYPVALGYWDVIPALLAGCSVLLKPSERTPLSDELIARGWEEIGAPPVFEIVHGAREVGEALIDNVDFIQFTGSTATGKKIMERAARRLTPVSLELGGKDPMLVLADADVKRAAHAAVWGSMFNAGQTCVSVERVYVHDSIYEQFVDLVVDEVRSLEIGAGMDHSVGAMIDENQLEVVDRHVRQAVASGARALTGGARVPGGGTFYAPTVLVDVDHSMDCMREETFGPTLPIMRFSEESTAIALANDSEYGLSASVWTKDRRRAERIALQLDCGTVNINDVIMNLSCLTAPHGGWKGSGMGSRFGGASGLLKYCRTEAIVDTRVTLPSEPLWYSGPSWLAPVALKSLTKLSNKALRPFRR; via the coding sequence ATGACAACGACGTCTGAAAACCTCGGCACCGCCCACAGCGCCGCCCGCGACGTACGCAATCCCGCGAACGGGCAGGTCGTCGGGCAGGTGAACTGGACCGATCCCGCGGATATCCCCGTGATCACCACACAACTGGCGAAGGCGCAGCCGTCGTGGGAGCGACTCGGGCCCGAGGGACGCGGCAAGGTACTGGCCCGCTTCGCGCAGTGGCTGACCGACAACACGCCGCGTATCGAGGCCCAGTTGATCGCCGAGACCGGTAAGTCCAAGATCGACGCGGGCATCGAGATTCCATCGATTCTCGCGATCATCGCGTACTACGCGCCTCGTGCGGCGGAATTCTTAACACCCGAGTCGCGGCCGGCCTCGTCCATCGCCATGAACACCAAGAAGATCACCCTGCATCAGCGGCCCCGCAAGGTCGTAGGAGTCATCTCACCATGGAATTATCCTGTGGCACTTGGATATTGGGATGTGATCCCGGCCCTGTTGGCGGGCTGTTCGGTGCTGCTCAAGCCCTCCGAACGCACGCCGCTGTCCGATGAACTCATCGCACGCGGCTGGGAGGAAATCGGAGCGCCGCCGGTGTTCGAGATTGTCCACGGCGCACGTGAGGTCGGCGAGGCACTGATCGACAACGTCGACTTCATCCAGTTCACCGGATCGACGGCCACCGGCAAGAAGATCATGGAGCGCGCCGCGCGCCGCCTCACCCCGGTCAGCCTGGAACTCGGCGGCAAGGACCCGATGCTGGTGCTCGCGGACGCCGACGTCAAACGTGCCGCACATGCCGCGGTGTGGGGCAGCATGTTCAACGCCGGTCAGACCTGCGTCTCCGTCGAGCGGGTGTACGTCCACGACTCGATCTACGAACAGTTTGTCGACCTGGTGGTCGACGAGGTGCGCAGTCTGGAGATCGGCGCCGGGATGGATCACAGCGTCGGCGCCATGATCGACGAGAATCAGCTCGAGGTCGTGGATCGGCATGTGCGCCAAGCAGTTGCGTCGGGTGCGCGGGCACTCACCGGCGGCGCGCGGGTTCCGGGCGGCGGTACCTTCTACGCTCCGACCGTGCTGGTCGACGTGGACCATTCCATGGACTGCATGCGGGAGGAGACCTTTGGTCCCACGCTGCCGATCATGCGGTTCTCCGAGGAGTCCACGGCGATCGCCCTGGCGAATGACAGCGAGTACGGGCTGTCTGCCAGCGTCTGGACCAAGGACCGAAGGCGCGCCGAACGCATTGCACTGCAACTTGATTGCGGTACCGTCAACATCAACGACGTGATCATGAACCTGTCCTGTCTGACCGCGCCGCACGGTGGCTGGAAGGGCTCGGGGATGGGCTCGCGCTTCGGTGGCGCCAGCGGTCTGCTCAAGTACTGCCGTACCGAGGCCATCGTCGACACCCGGGTGACGCTGCCCAGTGAGCCGCTGTGGTACAGCGGACCGAGCTGGCTGGCGCCGGTGGCGCTCAAGAGCCTTACCAAGCTCTCGAACAAGGCACTGCGCCCCTTCCGCCGCTGA
- a CDS encoding mycothiol transferase, which translates to MTDFEAAASARELLRDSFTRIIEHVGEVTDGLSDTAVTYRPTPDANSIAWLIWHSARCQDVQICAITGAEPVWTARGWEPRFGLDLPADSNGYGHTPEDVAKVIATVDLLSGYYQDVHEMTLRYVDTLTDSELARVVDQHWDPPVTASVRLVSIVDDCAQHLGQAAYLRGMIPTN; encoded by the coding sequence GTGACGGACTTCGAGGCAGCCGCGTCTGCGCGGGAACTGTTGCGTGACAGCTTTACCCGGATCATCGAACATGTCGGTGAGGTGACCGATGGTCTATCGGATACGGCGGTGACCTATCGGCCCACGCCGGACGCGAACAGCATCGCCTGGCTCATTTGGCATTCGGCGCGCTGTCAGGACGTGCAGATCTGTGCCATCACGGGTGCCGAGCCGGTGTGGACGGCCCGCGGATGGGAGCCGAGATTCGGCCTCGACCTGCCCGCCGACTCCAACGGATACGGGCACACGCCCGAGGATGTGGCCAAGGTGATCGCGACGGTCGACCTGCTCAGTGGCTACTACCAGGACGTGCACGAAATGACACTGCGCTATGTCGACACCCTGACCGATTCCGAACTTGCGCGTGTTGTCGATCAGCACTGGGATCCGCCGGTCACCGCGAGTGTCCGGCTGGTCAGCATCGTGGACGACTGTGCCCAGCACCTGGGTCAAGCCGCCTACCTGCGCGGGATGATTCCAACCAACTAG
- a CDS encoding alpha,alpha-trehalose-phosphate synthase (UDP-forming): protein MVPRSDERSAVEPAFGGSDFVVVANRLPIDLVKLPDGSTTWKRSPGGLVTAMEPLLRKRRGAWVGWPGVADADVEPVSEDDMVLYSVRLSTQEVNEYYEGFSNATLWPLYHDVIVKPEYHREWWQAYVDVNRKFAEATAAVAAEGATIWVQDYQLQLVPKMLRMLRPDLTIGFFLHIPFPPVELFMQMPWRTEIVDGLLGADLIGFHLAGGAQNFMYLARRLVGASTSRASIGVRSRFGEIRVGFRTVKVGAFPISIDSAELDSVSRSKHIRQRAKEIRAELGGPRKILLGVDRLDYTKGIDIRLRAYEELLAEGRASSSDTVFIQLATPSRERVESYKKMRGDVEQQVGHINGEFGEVGHPVVHYLHRPVPREDLIAFFVAADVMLVTPLRDGMNLVAKEYVACRSDLGGSLVLSEFTGAAAELRQSYLVNPHDIDGVKDGIESALNQTPEEGRRRMRALRRQVLAHDVDRWARAFLEALATPATGDSIAPEQPAVLGGEPL from the coding sequence ATGGTGCCTCGATCGGATGAGCGATCGGCCGTCGAGCCCGCCTTCGGCGGCTCCGACTTTGTCGTCGTCGCCAACCGCCTCCCGATCGACCTGGTAAAGCTGCCTGACGGTTCTACTACCTGGAAGCGCAGCCCCGGCGGTCTGGTCACCGCGATGGAGCCGCTGCTCCGCAAGCGCCGCGGCGCTTGGGTGGGCTGGCCGGGTGTCGCCGACGCCGATGTCGAGCCGGTATCCGAGGACGACATGGTGCTCTACTCGGTGCGACTGTCGACCCAAGAGGTCAACGAGTACTACGAGGGCTTCTCCAACGCCACCCTGTGGCCGCTGTATCACGATGTGATCGTCAAACCCGAATATCACCGGGAATGGTGGCAGGCCTACGTCGATGTGAACCGTAAGTTCGCGGAGGCAACGGCCGCGGTGGCCGCCGAGGGCGCCACCATCTGGGTGCAGGACTATCAGCTGCAGCTGGTGCCCAAGATGCTCCGCATGCTGCGCCCCGACCTGACGATCGGGTTCTTCCTGCACATACCGTTCCCGCCCGTTGAACTGTTCATGCAGATGCCCTGGCGCACCGAGATCGTCGACGGACTGCTGGGCGCCGATCTCATCGGGTTCCATCTGGCCGGCGGTGCCCAAAACTTCATGTACTTGGCACGAAGATTAGTGGGCGCCAGCACGTCTCGCGCATCGATCGGCGTGCGCTCGCGGTTCGGTGAGATTCGGGTGGGCTTCCGCACCGTGAAGGTGGGCGCGTTCCCCATCTCCATCGACTCGGCAGAGCTCGACAGTGTGTCCCGCAGTAAGCACATTCGCCAGCGCGCCAAGGAGATTCGCGCCGAGCTCGGCGGTCCGCGCAAGATCCTGCTGGGTGTCGACAGACTCGACTACACCAAGGGCATCGATATCCGGCTACGCGCCTATGAAGAACTGCTCGCCGAGGGCCGCGCCAGCAGCAGCGACACCGTCTTCATCCAGCTCGCCACCCCCAGCCGCGAACGCGTCGAGAGCTACAAGAAGATGCGCGGCGATGTGGAGCAACAGGTCGGTCACATCAACGGCGAGTTCGGCGAGGTCGGCCATCCGGTGGTGCATTACTTGCATCGGCCGGTACCGCGCGAAGATCTCATCGCCTTCTTCGTCGCCGCGGATGTCATGTTGGTGACTCCGCTGCGCGACGGCATGAACCTGGTGGCCAAGGAGTACGTGGCCTGCCGCAGCGATCTGGGCGGCTCGCTCGTACTTTCCGAATTCACCGGCGCCGCAGCGGAACTACGCCAGTCCTATCTGGTCAATCCGCACGATATCGACGGCGTGAAGGACGGAATCGAGTCGGCGCTCAACCAGACCCCTGAGGAAGGGCGCCGCCGCATGCGGGCGCTGCGCCGCCAGGTACTCGCGCATGACGTGGATCGATGGGCGCGCGCATTCCTGGAGGCGCTGGCCACACCGGCCACCGGCGATTCGATCGCGCCGGAACAGCCGGCGGTGCTGGGCGGCGAACCCCTTTAA
- a CDS encoding ArsR/SmtB family transcription factor yields MDAFMVIADPTRRRIIDTLREGAADVTTLIERLDVSQSLVSKHLGVLRDAGTVRVEVAGKRRVYHLADDPLPAVLAWVTPYHRKWANAFDRLTHLIDNDADDHDNTKDDNRD; encoded by the coding sequence ATGGACGCCTTCATGGTGATCGCCGACCCGACCCGACGCCGGATCATCGACACCCTGCGCGAAGGAGCAGCCGATGTCACCACGCTGATCGAACGACTCGATGTTTCGCAGTCCCTGGTGTCCAAGCACCTCGGCGTCCTGCGCGATGCCGGCACGGTTCGCGTGGAGGTCGCCGGGAAGCGCCGCGTCTACCACCTGGCCGACGATCCCTTGCCCGCCGTACTGGCCTGGGTAACGCCCTATCACCGCAAGTGGGCCAACGCGTTCGATCGCCTCACCCATCTCATCGACAACGACGCCGACGATCATGACAACACGAAGGACGACAACCGTGACTAA
- the ppk2 gene encoding polyphosphate kinase 2 produces the protein MTETITAAAQGYTVDDDDDDDPVLIAPDGVAVDTWRENYPYDERMSRHQYELEKRLLQIELLKLQNWSKRTGARHVILFEGRDAAGKGGTIKRFMEHLNPRGARVVALEKPTERERTQWYFQRYVPHLPAAGEMVFFDRSWYNRAGVERVMGFCSDEQHSEFIHQAPLFEQMLVNDGISLTKLWFSVSSAEQRTRFAIRQVDPVRQWKLSPMDLASLDKWDAYTRAKEEMFSLTDTDHAPWIVVKSNDKKRARVSAMRHVLGKFDYDDKDVDVVGQADPLILGRALTD, from the coding sequence GTGACCGAGACCATTACCGCCGCTGCGCAGGGCTACACCGTCGACGACGATGACGATGACGATCCGGTACTCATCGCGCCCGACGGCGTCGCGGTGGACACCTGGCGAGAGAACTACCCGTACGACGAGCGGATGAGCCGCCATCAGTACGAGCTGGAGAAGCGGCTGCTGCAGATCGAGCTGCTCAAGCTGCAGAACTGGAGCAAGCGCACCGGCGCCCGGCACGTCATCCTCTTCGAGGGGCGTGATGCGGCCGGGAAGGGCGGCACCATCAAGCGGTTCATGGAGCACCTCAACCCCCGTGGTGCCCGCGTGGTCGCGCTGGAGAAGCCGACCGAACGGGAACGCACCCAGTGGTACTTCCAGCGGTATGTTCCGCATCTGCCGGCTGCCGGCGAGATGGTCTTCTTCGACCGCTCCTGGTACAACCGTGCCGGTGTCGAGCGCGTCATGGGATTTTGTTCCGACGAGCAGCATTCCGAATTCATCCACCAGGCACCGCTTTTCGAGCAGATGTTGGTCAACGACGGCATCAGCCTGACCAAACTGTGGTTCTCGGTGTCCTCCGCCGAGCAGCGCACCCGCTTCGCGATCCGGCAGGTTGACCCGGTGCGTCAGTGGAAGCTCTCACCAATGGATCTGGCCTCCCTGGACAAGTGGGATGCCTACACCAGGGCCAAGGAAGAGATGTTCTCGCTCACCGACACCGATCACGCGCCGTGGATCGTGGTGAAGAGCAATGACAAGAAGCGGGCCCGCGTCAGCGCGATGCGGCACGTTCTGGGCAAGTTCGACTACGACGACAAGGATGTCGACGTCGTCGGTCAGGCCGATCCACTGATCCTGGGTCGCGCGCTCACGGACTAG
- a CDS encoding MFS transporter: protein MRIAVIGVFASFGLVVATWAVHLPTMKQATGMSSTALGLVVLVLGGGALVGMLISGVLVDRFGSGPIAVAGGAAMALGVNIPLSATNVWIAGAGAFLCGVAVGVTDVAMNAAAVDVERFYGRPIMASFHGVFSVGNVVGAGIGTVAFAVHVPVFVTVLGVTVLCLVVLGSSASVLLKDKLRVGEAEAPDTVPYTLPPAVTCRRGQVFLLGVLAMLLMLSEGSATDWSSLHAQEHLGASHSWGAFTFGVFMAAMTVGRFTVDKLVERVGRVLVLRWGCALAAVGLLTVIASPALPLTMAGWAAVGLGLAGGVPQVFTVAGNIDEQHEGRVLSWVVGTGYVAVLGGPALIGWLADALSLNTALLLPIFAVLVCGCAAGALTMSAPATKTAPKAGRTVKP from the coding sequence ATGCGGATTGCCGTTATCGGTGTATTCGCATCGTTCGGGCTCGTGGTGGCCACCTGGGCTGTGCACCTGCCGACCATGAAGCAGGCCACGGGGATGTCCTCGACGGCGCTGGGTCTGGTGGTGCTGGTCTTGGGTGGCGGCGCGCTGGTGGGCATGCTGATCAGCGGTGTGCTTGTCGACCGATTCGGCAGCGGGCCCATCGCCGTTGCCGGAGGCGCCGCGATGGCGCTTGGCGTCAATATCCCGCTGTCGGCCACGAATGTGTGGATCGCCGGAGCGGGCGCGTTCCTGTGCGGTGTCGCCGTCGGTGTCACCGATGTCGCGATGAATGCTGCCGCGGTCGACGTGGAGCGTTTCTACGGTCGGCCGATCATGGCCTCGTTCCACGGGGTGTTCTCCGTGGGCAATGTGGTGGGCGCCGGTATCGGAACCGTGGCGTTCGCGGTGCACGTGCCGGTCTTCGTCACGGTCCTCGGCGTCACCGTGCTGTGCCTGGTGGTGCTGGGATCGTCGGCCAGTGTGCTGTTGAAGGACAAGCTGCGCGTCGGTGAGGCCGAAGCGCCGGACACCGTGCCGTACACGCTGCCGCCCGCGGTCACCTGCCGCCGGGGTCAGGTCTTTCTCCTGGGCGTATTGGCCATGCTGCTGATGCTCTCGGAAGGGTCGGCGACCGACTGGAGCAGTCTGCACGCACAGGAGCACCTGGGCGCCTCCCATTCATGGGGTGCGTTCACATTCGGCGTGTTCATGGCGGCGATGACAGTGGGCCGTTTCACCGTCGACAAGCTCGTCGAACGAGTTGGCCGGGTACTGGTCCTGCGCTGGGGCTGTGCGCTGGCCGCGGTCGGTCTGCTGACCGTCATCGCGTCTCCGGCGCTGCCTCTCACCATGGCGGGCTGGGCGGCCGTGGGCCTCGGGCTTGCCGGTGGCGTTCCGCAGGTATTCACCGTGGCGGGCAATATCGACGAACAACACGAGGGCCGAGTGCTGTCGTGGGTGGTCGGGACCGGCTATGTCGCGGTGCTGGGTGGGCCGGCCCTCATCGGTTGGCTTGCCGATGCGTTGTCCCTCAACACCGCCTTGCTGCTGCCCATCTTCGCGGTGCTCGTCTGTGGCTGTGCGGCAGGTGCGCTGACGATGAGCGCGCCCGCGACCAAGACGGCGCCCAAGGCCGGGCGTACCGTCAAACCGTGA
- a CDS encoding SRPBCC family protein, with translation MSRELNHSPEKVWQWLIDPDKLRQWSPAIPDRPLDSVGAAQVQETPADPILDGEVLTVDPPHELIHRWGPDDTLRWRIESTEKGCRLTLEHSMSDRGNASGNAGGWHICLDTLTLAVDGTPRGRVVGLDAMTHDWQNLNDRYARMLG, from the coding sequence ATGTCCCGCGAGTTGAACCATTCGCCGGAGAAGGTGTGGCAGTGGCTCATCGACCCCGACAAGTTGCGTCAGTGGTCACCCGCAATACCCGATCGCCCACTGGACTCGGTGGGAGCCGCTCAGGTCCAGGAGACCCCGGCAGATCCGATACTCGACGGTGAAGTGCTCACCGTCGACCCGCCGCACGAGCTGATCCATCGCTGGGGCCCCGACGACACCCTGCGCTGGCGAATCGAGTCCACAGAGAAGGGATGTCGGCTGACCCTCGAGCACTCGATGTCCGATCGGGGTAACGCGTCGGGAAATGCCGGCGGTTGGCATATCTGCCTGGACACTCTCACCCTCGCCGTCGACGGGACACCGCGCGGCCGCGTGGTCGGCCTCGATGCCATGACTCACGACTGGCAAAACCTCAACGACAGGTACGCGAGGATGCTCGGCTGA